The following is a genomic window from Salinibacterium sp. UTAS2018.
GGAGATCTCAGCAACCACCAATTCGTTGGCCGGATAACGACACCATGACCACTAGCTCTCGGGGCGGCGCCATCCCCTCGCCCTTCGCCGTCCGCGGCGTTATCGAGGGGTTCTACGGCGCGCCCTGGAGCCATGAACAGCGCCTCAACCTGATCGATTTTCTCGGGGAGCGGGGCATGAACACCTTCGTATACTCCCCCAAAGACGACCCGCTCGTGCGTCACGACTGGCGCACCCCCTACGAAGGTTCCGAGCTTGAGCGCCTGGCCGAACTCATTGCGCGCTGTGCCACGCACGACATGACTTTCATGTACTGCCTCTCCCCCGGGCTCACGATGAAGTACTCCAGCGATGACGACATCGAGATGCTGCTCGCTAAGTTCGGCTCCGTGCGCGAACTGGGCGTCACCAGCTTCGGCCTGTTGTTGGATGACATTCCCACCCGGCTGCAGCATCCAGCGGATAGAGCGGCCTTCCCCGATCTCGTCACCGCCCACCAATCGGTCGTTGGCCGCGTGTTCGCGAAGTTTGACTCGAGCACTCAGCTCACCGTGTGCCCCACGCAGTACTGGGGATACGGCGACGAGGAGTACATCAGCCGGCTCGGGCTCGGCATTGACCCGCGCATCGACCTCTTCTGGACGGGCCGCGCCATCTGCTCGGCGACCCTCGATCTCACCGACGCCGCCGTTTTCGCTCGCGCGACAGGTCGCCCCGCGACCTACTGGGACAACTATCCCGTGAACGATGTCGCCATGGGCCATGAGCTGCACATCGGCCCGTATCGTGGCCGCGACCCGGAGTTACACCGGTTCTCAACCGGCATCATCGCCAACGGTATGGAGCTTTTCGAGTCTTCCAAGATTCCCTTCGCAACGATCGCCGACTACCTGCGCGACCCCACAGGCTACGATCCCGAGGCCAGCTGGAAGCAAGCGATTCTGGATGTCGTCGGTCCCGAAAACGCTGAAGACTTCAGCGTCTTTGCCGACACTGTTCGCTCCTCGTGCCTCTCTGCTGACGATGCTCCCGCCCTGGGCGAGGCCCTCGAACGCTTCACTTTTGAGTCGGAGTATGGCGACCCCGTCGCTGCGGCATCCGAGTTGCTCACGATTGCAGACTCGATGGTGCATAGCGCCGACCGCTTGCTCGACGGTCCCGTCACTAACCAACCTCTCATTGACGAAGTTCGCCCCTGGCTCGAATCGTTCCGCGTGGGGGCTCACGCTCTCGTCGAGGTCGCGCAGCTCGCAGCGGCAGGCCAGCTCACCACCGACGGCCCCGCGCGGCTTCGTCCTTTCCTCGATGCGCTCCGCGCCGCTCGCCGCCGAGTATTCGGCGACCTGCTCGATATGACTTTGGCGGAGCTCGTTGCCGCCGGGGCTTCACCACCCGCACCACCTGCTCCACCTGCTCCACCCCGCACTGCATCACCCGACACTGCATCACCTACAGCAAAGGAATGATCATGCCCGTCACGAGAAAGAAGACTCTCGCTACTGTCGCTGCCCTCAGCGCCACAGCCCTGATCCTCACCGGTTGTTCTGCCGGCGGTGAAGGCTCCGACGACAACGTACTCCGCATCGCCATGGGCTCCCCCGGAGAAGCCCAGATTCGCGTCTGGGACGACGTTGCCGCCCAGTTCGAGGCCGCCAACCCCGACGTGACCGTCGAAATGAACTACCAAGACGACGATCTGTACCAAACCATTGGGCTGCCCAACCTGCTCAATGGCCGCAACGCTCCCGACATCTATTTCGAGTGGGCAGGCGCACGGCTCGAACAGCGTGCCGCTGATGGTTTTGCCGCCGACCTCACCGATGCCGTGACCTCCGGCCCCATCGCTGGCCTCTTCGACGACGAAGTCTTCACCTCGCTCACCGTCGACGGTGCCGTCGCGATGGTGCCTCACTCGGCCGACGTCACCAACGTGCTCTGGTACAACGAAGACCTCTTCGCGGATGCCGGACTCACCCCGCCCACCACCTGGGACGAACTGCTCGCCACGTGCGACGCCCTTGATGCTGAGGGAATCATCCCCATCGCCTCGGGCAATAAAGATCTCTGGGCGGCAGGTAACTGGCTGGCCCACCTCACGTCGCGCGTTGTGGGCGAGGACGCCTACAGCTCAGCTCTCGCCGGCGAAACCGATTTCAACACCCCGGAGTGGGTCGAAGCCTTCGGTTACGTCGAAGAACTCGCCGACCACAGCTGCGTCAACGAAAGCGTGAATGCGGTTGACGACAACGAAGGCGCGCAACTGTTCTTCCAGGGCAAAGCCGCCATGCATGCCATTGGCTCCTGGCTTGTCAGCTGGGCAATCGACGAGGCACCCGACCTCAACTTCGACTACGTCAACCTCCCCGCCATGCCCGGCGAAGGAAACCAGGAGAGCGTGATCGGTGTTGTCACCGGCTACGTCGTCAATGCCAAGAGCACGAAACAGGATGAGGCAGCAGAGTTCCTCGCGTTGCTCAACAGCGACGAGAACGTTCAGCAATTCATCGGAGCAGAACTCACTCCGATGACACTCTCGGCGGCATCCGGCGAAGACATCGACTCGCGCACCGCGTCGCTCACTTCGCTCCTGGAGACTGCCCCGGCGATCGTTCTCCCGCCCGACAACGGGTATGACCTCGAGACCGCCAACGCCCTATACGCAGCCCTTGCTGAAGTGCTCGGTGGTCAGACCTCTCCGGCGGATGCCGTTGCCGGCATAGATCAGAAGCTCGGCTAGCTACGACTCGCTAGTTAGCCGCCCCGCTAGCTAGCCCCTCCCTCTGGTCGTCCGTCACCCGAAGGCGGACGACCAGTTCTCTCTTTCGAAGGGATCTCCCCATGAAGCCGAACCGTGCGGTAACCCCGTATCTGTTCGTGGTGCCCGCCATGGCGGTCTTCGGCTTTGCGGTGCTCTTCCCCGTGATCATGACGGTCGCGTACAGCTTCACAGAGTGGAACGGCTACGGCACCATGGTGTTCGTCGGCATCGACAACTACCTCAAGGCCGCTAACGACGCGCTTTTCCGCGACTCGTTCGTGCACGTTCTCATCTACATCGCCATCACGATCGTGTTGGAGGTCGTCGTTGGCCTCGTTCTCGCTGGCCTCGTGAGTGTGCACCGCCGCGGCTCGCTCTGGTTCCGCGTCGCCATCTTCACCCCCGTCATGTTGCCCATGGTCGTGGTGGCCGTGCTGTGGGCTTTCGTTTACAACAACGACTTCGGTCTTCTCAACGCTGCACTACAGACTCTGGGCCTTGATAGTCTCCAACGGGTCTGGCTCGGTGATCCCGCCACGGCGCTGATCGCGGTCAGCGTGGTGTCCGGTTGGGTATATGCCGGTTTCTACATGACTATTTTTTATGCTGCCTTCAATCAGGTGCCGGCCGAGGTGATCGAGGCTGCTCGACTCGATGGCGCGAACGAATGGCAACTCTTTCGCCGCGTGAAGGTACCGATGATTCGCAATGCGATCACCGTCGCGCTCTTACTCTGCATTACCGGCGGCTTCCAAGGCTTCGATCTCTTCTACGTCATGACCAACGGTGGCCCATACGGCGCCACCGAGATCCCCACCACCTACCTCGTGAAGTCTGTATTCAGTTTCCAGAATGTTGGCTATGGCTCTGCGATGGCGGTCGTGCTCACTGCTGTCGTCGTTGCTTTAGGCCTGGTCTTTCTGCGAGTGAATCGTGAGAAGCCAGAGGACGTGCGCTCATGAGCGTGACCAAACGCACAGCACCCTCCGCCGCACAGCGACCCCCCGGTAGTCGGCATCATGCCGGGCGCACGACTCCCCTGCGCTTACCCGATGTGCTCTTCACTGCTGCCCTAGCGGTCATCGCCGTGGTGTTCTTTTTCCCCATGCTCTGGATGGTGTTCTCCAGCTTCAAATCAAACTCCGCGATCTTCGCGACTCCCTTTGCGCTGCCGACCGAGATCGACTTCGGTCGTTGGGTGGAGGCCTTCGAGGTTGGTCATATCGGCCAGTACGCGCTGAACAGCATCATCGTCACGGGCGCTTCGGTGCTGGGCATCCTACTGTTCGGGGCCGCCGCAGCGTTCGCCTTCAGCCGTTACCGCTTTCGCGGTCGTAACCTTCTCATGGGGTTACTCGCCCTGGGCTTGCTGTTGCCCCTGCAGTCGTACTTCATTGCCCAGTCGACCCTGTTCACCCAGCTGGCCATTACCGACACCCGCTGGGCACTCATCATCCCGTACACCGCCATGGGCTTACCGCTGGCCGTGTACTTGCTCAAGGTCTATCTGGATGCCGTACCCCATGA
Proteins encoded in this region:
- a CDS encoding beta-N-acetylglucosaminidase domain-containing protein, coding for MTTSSRGGAIPSPFAVRGVIEGFYGAPWSHEQRLNLIDFLGERGMNTFVYSPKDDPLVRHDWRTPYEGSELERLAELIARCATHDMTFMYCLSPGLTMKYSSDDDIEMLLAKFGSVRELGVTSFGLLLDDIPTRLQHPADRAAFPDLVTAHQSVVGRVFAKFDSSTQLTVCPTQYWGYGDEEYISRLGLGIDPRIDLFWTGRAICSATLDLTDAAVFARATGRPATYWDNYPVNDVAMGHELHIGPYRGRDPELHRFSTGIIANGMELFESSKIPFATIADYLRDPTGYDPEASWKQAILDVVGPENAEDFSVFADTVRSSCLSADDAPALGEALERFTFESEYGDPVAAASELLTIADSMVHSADRLLDGPVTNQPLIDEVRPWLESFRVGAHALVEVAQLAAAGQLTTDGPARLRPFLDALRAARRRVFGDLLDMTLAELVAAGASPPAPPAPPAPPRTASPDTASPTAKE
- a CDS encoding ABC transporter substrate-binding protein, yielding MPVTRKKTLATVAALSATALILTGCSAGGEGSDDNVLRIAMGSPGEAQIRVWDDVAAQFEAANPDVTVEMNYQDDDLYQTIGLPNLLNGRNAPDIYFEWAGARLEQRAADGFAADLTDAVTSGPIAGLFDDEVFTSLTVDGAVAMVPHSADVTNVLWYNEDLFADAGLTPPTTWDELLATCDALDAEGIIPIASGNKDLWAAGNWLAHLTSRVVGEDAYSSALAGETDFNTPEWVEAFGYVEELADHSCVNESVNAVDDNEGAQLFFQGKAAMHAIGSWLVSWAIDEAPDLNFDYVNLPAMPGEGNQESVIGVVTGYVVNAKSTKQDEAAEFLALLNSDENVQQFIGAELTPMTLSAASGEDIDSRTASLTSLLETAPAIVLPPDNGYDLETANALYAALAEVLGGQTSPADAVAGIDQKLG
- a CDS encoding carbohydrate ABC transporter permease, with the protein product MKPNRAVTPYLFVVPAMAVFGFAVLFPVIMTVAYSFTEWNGYGTMVFVGIDNYLKAANDALFRDSFVHVLIYIAITIVLEVVVGLVLAGLVSVHRRGSLWFRVAIFTPVMLPMVVVAVLWAFVYNNDFGLLNAALQTLGLDSLQRVWLGDPATALIAVSVVSGWVYAGFYMTIFYAAFNQVPAEVIEAARLDGANEWQLFRRVKVPMIRNAITVALLLCITGGFQGFDLFYVMTNGGPYGATEIPTTYLVKSVFSFQNVGYGSAMAVVLTAVVVALGLVFLRVNREKPEDVRS
- a CDS encoding carbohydrate ABC transporter permease, encoding MSVTKRTAPSAAQRPPGSRHHAGRTTPLRLPDVLFTAALAVIAVVFFFPMLWMVFSSFKSNSAIFATPFALPTEIDFGRWVEAFEVGHIGQYALNSIIVTGASVLGILLFGAAAAFAFSRYRFRGRNLLMGLLALGLLLPLQSYFIAQSTLFTQLAITDTRWALIIPYTAMGLPLAVYLLKVYLDAVPHELFEAARIDGASDLRVFGSIALPLLRPGLATVAIFSALSSWNEFLLALLYIQDDALKTIPTGLLAFSSRYVTDYGLLFSALSIVTLPMIVIYIVFNKQIVEGITAGSVK